A genomic window from Arthrobacter globiformis includes:
- the dapC gene encoding succinyldiaminopimelate transaminase, producing MTTAVRSFGLSLPDYPWEAMAPYLAKAAEHPGGAVNLSIGTPVDPTPPVIQDALKAAADAPGYPTVHGTPALREAIAGWFARRRGVEGLDPRAVMPTVGSKELVAWLPFLLGLKPGDVVVRPTVAYPTYDIGATFAGATAVAADDLDELDAATRAKVRLVWVNSPGNPTGSVRDAASLKKIVDQAREIGALVASDECYAELGWGEWDLQRGGQAVPSILDPRVAGASHDGLLAVYSLSKQSNLAGYRAAFVAGDAALMANLVNSRKHAGMIVPYPVQEAMRVALGDNTHVLAQKDLYRARRERLLPALESFGLTLHQSAAGLYLWCTAGEATWDTVARLAERGIVVGPGVFYGDAGHGYVRVALTGTDERIDAAVDRLA from the coding sequence GTGACTACAGCTGTGCGCAGTTTCGGCCTTAGCCTGCCCGACTACCCGTGGGAAGCGATGGCGCCGTACCTCGCCAAAGCGGCTGAACACCCCGGTGGTGCGGTGAACCTGTCCATCGGCACGCCCGTGGACCCGACGCCGCCGGTCATTCAGGACGCCCTTAAGGCCGCCGCGGATGCGCCCGGTTACCCCACCGTCCATGGCACCCCCGCGCTACGGGAGGCCATCGCCGGGTGGTTCGCCCGCCGCCGCGGAGTGGAAGGGCTCGATCCCCGCGCCGTCATGCCGACCGTGGGTTCCAAGGAACTCGTGGCGTGGCTGCCGTTCCTGCTGGGCCTCAAGCCGGGCGACGTCGTCGTCAGGCCTACCGTCGCCTACCCGACTTACGACATCGGGGCCACATTCGCCGGGGCTACGGCGGTGGCGGCCGATGACCTCGACGAACTGGACGCGGCCACCCGGGCCAAGGTCCGCCTGGTCTGGGTCAACTCCCCGGGCAACCCCACCGGCAGCGTCCGGGACGCCGCATCCCTGAAGAAGATTGTGGACCAGGCCCGCGAAATCGGCGCGCTGGTGGCGTCCGACGAGTGCTATGCCGAGCTTGGCTGGGGGGAGTGGGACCTGCAGCGCGGCGGGCAAGCGGTTCCGAGCATCCTCGATCCGCGCGTCGCCGGTGCTTCCCACGACGGGCTCCTCGCCGTGTACTCGCTGAGCAAGCAGTCCAACCTGGCCGGCTACCGGGCGGCCTTCGTCGCCGGGGATGCGGCCCTGATGGCCAACCTCGTCAACAGCCGTAAGCACGCCGGCATGATCGTGCCGTACCCGGTGCAGGAAGCCATGCGGGTGGCCCTGGGCGACAACACGCACGTCCTGGCGCAGAAGGACCTGTACCGCGCACGGCGGGAGCGGCTCCTGCCGGCGCTCGAGTCCTTCGGTCTGACACTGCACCAGTCGGCTGCCGGCCTGTATCTGTGGTGCACCGCGGGCGAAGCCACCTGGGACACCGTGGCCCGCCTCGCCGAACGGGGAATCGTGGTGGGTCCGGGCGTGTTTTACGGCGACGCGGGGCACGGCTATGTGCGCGTGGCCCTCACCGGAACCGACGAACGGATCGACGCCGCGGTGGACCGCCTGGCCTAG
- the fdxA gene encoding ferredoxin: MTYVIAQPCVDVKDKACIEECPVDCIYEGERSLYIHPDECVDCGACEPVCPVEAIYYEDDTPEEWADYYKANVEFFDDLGSPGGAAKVGNTGKDHPMIAALPPQNQDH, translated from the coding sequence GTGACGTACGTAATCGCGCAGCCGTGTGTAGATGTTAAGGACAAGGCATGCATTGAGGAGTGCCCCGTCGATTGCATCTACGAAGGCGAACGCTCCCTCTATATCCATCCCGATGAGTGCGTCGACTGCGGCGCCTGCGAGCCCGTCTGCCCGGTGGAAGCCATCTACTACGAGGATGACACCCCTGAGGAATGGGCCGACTACTACAAGGCGAACGTCGAGTTCTTTGACGACCTCGGCTCCCCGGGCGGCGCTGCCAAGGTGGGCAACACCGGCAAGGACCACCCGATGATTGCAGCGCTCCCGCCGCAGAACCAGGACCACTGA
- a CDS encoding putative acetyltransferase, whose translation MSPTPSTPRQFLATAPAGTRVVVRYRIDGGFTDALGDLLECGESECTVRTRSSDVGIPLDRVVAAKQVPPAPPRRGSRRTPPAAN comes from the coding sequence GTGAGTCCGACACCATCAACACCCCGGCAGTTCCTGGCCACGGCCCCGGCCGGAACACGCGTGGTGGTGCGCTACAGGATCGACGGCGGCTTCACGGACGCACTGGGAGACCTCCTGGAGTGCGGCGAAAGTGAGTGCACCGTGCGGACCCGGAGTTCCGACGTCGGCATCCCCCTTGACAGGGTGGTGGCCGCCAAACAGGTGCCGCCGGCACCTCCGCGCCGTGGTTCA